A single Verrucomicrobiia bacterium DNA region contains:
- the hisD gene encoding histidinol dehydrogenase yields MKVIRHTDADYRAKLAEVTAPSSLFDPVIEQRTRALVEGVRERGDAALLEFTERFDGAKLAAEQLAVTQAEFMGAALSADAALRDAVALAHKNILAYSKRCLRKNWSARNTQGAKVGEKFDPFQRVGVYIPGGMAPLVSTALMTVTLAKAAGCPEIVVCTPCGKDGTVNPALLYAARVAGATEVYRVGGAQAIAALALGTATIRRTQKIFGPGNAYVVAAKRLLVGYVAIDLLPGPSELLVLADDTANARFAAADLIAQAEHGSGYERVWLVTPSAKVVKAVEKEIAKQLPQAKRRELIAPVLANNSWAIQTKTLADAITLTNQLAPEHLEIMTRQAGKVSERITTAGAIFLGPWTPTVLGDYVAGPSHTLPTGGAGLSFPGLTADMFQRRTSLVEYSKPALKKSLKAVQKFAEMEGLEGHGKSATIRGEH; encoded by the coding sequence ATGAAAGTGATTCGTCACACCGATGCCGACTACCGCGCGAAACTCGCCGAGGTCACCGCGCCGTCGAGCTTGTTTGATCCGGTCATCGAGCAGCGGACCCGCGCCCTGGTGGAGGGCGTGCGCGAGCGCGGCGACGCGGCCCTGCTGGAGTTCACCGAGCGCTTCGATGGGGCGAAGCTGGCGGCGGAGCAACTGGCCGTGACGCAGGCAGAATTCATGGGCGCGGCCTTGAGCGCCGACGCCGCCCTGCGCGACGCCGTGGCGCTGGCGCATAAAAACATTCTCGCCTACAGCAAACGGTGCCTGCGGAAAAACTGGTCGGCCCGCAACACCCAGGGTGCAAAGGTCGGGGAGAAGTTCGATCCCTTCCAGCGCGTGGGCGTTTACATCCCGGGCGGGATGGCGCCATTGGTTTCGACCGCGCTGATGACGGTGACGCTCGCGAAGGCGGCCGGCTGTCCGGAAATCGTCGTCTGCACGCCATGCGGCAAGGACGGCACGGTGAATCCGGCGTTGCTCTACGCGGCGCGGGTGGCCGGCGCCACGGAAGTGTATCGCGTGGGCGGCGCCCAGGCCATTGCGGCGCTCGCCCTCGGCACGGCAACCATTCGGCGCACCCAGAAAATTTTCGGCCCCGGCAATGCCTACGTCGTGGCGGCCAAGCGGCTGCTGGTGGGTTATGTGGCGATCGACCTGCTGCCCGGACCGAGCGAATTGCTGGTCCTGGCCGACGACACGGCGAACGCGCGGTTCGCCGCCGCTGATTTGATTGCGCAGGCGGAGCACGGTTCCGGCTACGAGCGCGTCTGGCTGGTCACGCCATCGGCCAAGGTGGTGAAGGCGGTTGAGAAGGAAATCGCGAAGCAGTTGCCCCAGGCGAAACGCCGCGAACTGATTGCGCCGGTGCTCGCGAACAACAGTTGGGCCATTCAGACCAAAACCCTGGCCGACGCCATCACGCTGACAAACCAACTGGCGCCGGAGCATCTCGAAATCATGACACGCCAGGCCGGCAAGGTTTCCGAACGCATCACCACCGCCGGGGCCATTTTCCTGGGGCCGTGGACGCCGACCGTGTTGGGTGATTACGTCGCCGGGCCGAGCCACACGCTGCCCACGGGCGGCGCGGGCTTGTCGTTCCCGGGTTTGACGGCGGACATGTTCCAGCGCCGGACGAGCCTCGTGGAATACTCGAAGCCTGCGTTGAAGAAGTCGCTCAAGGCGGTGCAAAAGTTTGCCGAGATGGAGGGCCTGGAAGGGCACGGGAAAAGTGCGACGATTCGTGGGGAACACTGA
- a CDS encoding glycoside hydrolase family 43 protein: MKRVLRFILLVGLGGLCACRSQRPDAATSREEQSGNPIVQGWYADPEGAVFGHRYWVYPTYSAPYDAQVLFDAFSSPDLVHWTRHDHILGTNAVAWAKRALWAPSIIAKDGRYFLFFAANDIQNDHQSGGIGVAVADRPEGPFRDYLGKPLVDRFHHGAQPIDPFVFRDTDGQFYLIYGGWRHCNIVRLQADFRGVLPFADGAVFKEITPAGYVEGPFMLKRNGKYYFMWSEGGWTGPDYCVAYAVADSPLGPFRRVGKILQQDPNVATGAGHHSVIKVPGREEYYIVYHRRPLGETDGNHRVVCIDRLEFDADGFIKPVKITFAGVPARPLR; the protein is encoded by the coding sequence ATGAAACGAGTCCTGCGTTTTATTCTGCTGGTGGGATTGGGCGGCTTGTGCGCGTGCCGCAGCCAACGGCCGGATGCGGCCACATCGCGCGAGGAACAATCCGGCAATCCGATTGTTCAAGGCTGGTATGCGGATCCGGAGGGCGCGGTGTTTGGGCATCGTTACTGGGTTTATCCCACGTATTCCGCGCCGTATGACGCGCAGGTGTTATTCGACGCGTTCTCGTCGCCGGACCTGGTGCATTGGACGCGGCACGATCACATTCTGGGCACCAATGCCGTTGCCTGGGCGAAACGCGCGCTGTGGGCGCCGTCCATTATCGCCAAGGATGGCCGCTATTTCCTCTTCTTCGCGGCCAATGATATTCAGAACGATCACCAGTCGGGCGGGATTGGTGTGGCGGTGGCCGACCGGCCGGAAGGCCCGTTCCGTGACTACTTGGGCAAACCGCTGGTGGACCGTTTTCACCATGGCGCGCAGCCGATTGACCCGTTTGTGTTTCGCGACACCGACGGCCAGTTTTACCTGATTTACGGCGGCTGGCGGCATTGCAACATCGTCCGCCTGCAGGCCGATTTTCGCGGGGTGCTGCCCTTTGCCGATGGCGCGGTGTTCAAGGAAATCACACCGGCGGGTTATGTCGAAGGCCCGTTCATGCTCAAGCGCAACGGCAAGTATTACTTCATGTGGTCTGAAGGCGGGTGGACCGGCCCCGATTATTGCGTGGCGTATGCCGTGGCGGATTCGCCGCTGGGGCCGTTTCGGCGCGTCGGGAAAATTTTGCAGCAGGATCCCAACGTGGCCACGGGTGCCGGCCATCACTCCGTGATTAAGGTGCCCGGCCGGGAGGAATACTACATTGTCTATCATCGCCGTCCGCTGGGCGAAACCGACGGCAACCATCGCGTCGTTTGCATCGACCGGCTCGAGTTTGACGCGGACGGCTTCATCAAACCCGTCAAAATCACCTTTGCCGGCGTGCCGGCGCGGCCGTTGCGCTGA
- the hisC gene encoding histidinol-phosphate transaminase, which translates to MTTRNVRSLIRPLVHRLHAYVPGEQPKIKGLIKLNTNENPYPPSPKVRVAVRAAVDERLRLYPNPTAQALREKLARLHRCGPENVFIGNGSDECLALAVRAFVEPQSAQRGTRKRSRSVVQFFTPSYSLYPVLADIHGAARNAVPLKPDFGLPSGVELKRGKQWDFNAALTFITTPNAPSGRGYATKELDALCQAQRGVTVLDEAYVDFAEENALSLALKHPHVLVARTFSKAYSLCFQRVGYFVGHAELIAALDKIRDSYNVNGLGQVAALATLDDLSYYRANFRKVIGTREVLTCALAELGFVVLPSQTNFILTRPPKFPAKVWLQKLREEKILVRWFSAPEVSEYLRITIGTEAEAAALVKAARQILRG; encoded by the coding sequence ATGACAACGCGCAACGTTCGTTCCTTGATTCGACCGCTGGTGCACCGCTTGCACGCCTACGTGCCGGGCGAGCAGCCGAAAATCAAGGGCCTCATCAAGCTCAACACCAACGAGAATCCTTACCCGCCGTCGCCGAAAGTGCGGGTGGCGGTGCGGGCGGCGGTGGATGAACGGCTGCGGTTGTATCCGAATCCGACCGCACAGGCGCTGCGCGAGAAGCTGGCGCGCCTGCATCGGTGCGGTCCGGAGAATGTTTTCATCGGCAACGGCTCGGACGAATGCCTGGCCCTGGCGGTGCGGGCTTTTGTGGAGCCGCAAAGCGCGCAACGCGGAACGCGGAAGCGCTCGCGGAGCGTGGTGCAGTTTTTCACGCCCAGCTATTCGCTGTATCCGGTGCTGGCGGACATTCACGGCGCGGCGCGGAACGCAGTGCCGCTGAAGCCGGACTTCGGGCTGCCGAGCGGGGTGGAGTTGAAGCGTGGCAAACAGTGGGATTTCAATGCAGCGCTCACCTTCATCACCACGCCAAACGCGCCAAGCGGACGCGGCTACGCGACCAAGGAACTTGACGCGTTGTGCCAGGCACAGCGGGGCGTGACCGTGCTGGACGAGGCTTACGTGGATTTCGCGGAAGAAAATGCCCTGTCGCTGGCGTTGAAACATCCCCACGTGCTCGTGGCGCGGACGTTCTCGAAGGCCTATTCGCTGTGTTTCCAGCGCGTGGGCTATTTCGTCGGTCATGCGGAGTTGATCGCCGCGCTGGACAAGATTCGCGACAGCTACAACGTGAACGGTCTTGGCCAGGTTGCTGCGCTCGCCACCCTTGATGATCTGTCTTACTACCGGGCGAACTTCCGGAAGGTCATCGGCACCCGTGAGGTGCTGACGTGTGCCTTGGCGGAGCTTGGCTTCGTGGTGCTGCCGAGCCAGACGAATTTCATTCTCACGCGTCCGCCCAAGTTTCCCGCGAAGGTGTGGCTTCAGAAATTGCGTGAGGAAAAGATTCTGGTGCGCTGGTTCAGCGCGCCGGAAGTGAGCGAATATCTGCGCATCACCATCGGCACAGAAGCGGAGGCTGCCGCGTTGGTGAAGGCGGCGAGGCAGATCCTACGCGGCTGA
- a CDS encoding SCO family protein produces MNWKLCPLLLLAAVVAGCDSRPHIANAAPAPTNAAPRQTYQVNGTVIEVQPAEKSVEIQHEDIPGYMQAMTMPFDVKNTNELTGLGPGDRVKFRLIVTTNDAWIEDVHITEKSLSGVPTRGPFRLVRDVEPLNIGDALPEYHFTNELGRAVSTRQFRGDAVVLSFLFTRCPYPMYCPLTAGKLADLQRRLTGLTNGPANWHILAVSIDPDYDTPPVLQEYAKRYAYDPKTWSFLTGDLVDVTALAEQFGMTFWREGETQLPSHNLRTVVINASGRVQSIVPGNQWTVDELVRGVVKAAAAKP; encoded by the coding sequence GTGAACTGGAAACTTTGCCCCCTTTTGCTCCTCGCCGCCGTGGTCGCCGGCTGCGATTCGCGTCCGCACATTGCCAATGCCGCGCCAGCGCCGACAAACGCCGCGCCGCGCCAGACCTATCAGGTCAACGGCACCGTCATCGAGGTGCAGCCCGCCGAAAAGTCCGTCGAAATCCAGCACGAGGATATTCCCGGCTACATGCAGGCCATGACCATGCCGTTCGACGTGAAAAACACCAACGAACTGACCGGCTTGGGCCCGGGCGACCGGGTGAAGTTCCGCCTGATCGTCACGACCAATGACGCCTGGATTGAGGACGTCCACATCACGGAAAAATCTCTCAGCGGCGTCCCGACGCGCGGGCCGTTCCGCCTCGTCCGTGACGTGGAGCCGCTGAACATCGGCGACGCCCTGCCGGAGTATCATTTCACCAACGAACTCGGCCGGGCCGTCAGCACCCGCCAGTTCAGGGGCGACGCGGTCGTGCTGTCGTTTCTCTTCACGCGCTGTCCGTATCCGATGTATTGCCCGCTGACCGCCGGCAAGCTGGCCGATTTGCAGCGCCGCCTGACCGGCCTGACCAACGGACCGGCAAACTGGCACATCCTCGCCGTTTCCATCGACCCCGACTACGACACGCCGCCGGTCTTGCAGGAATACGCCAAGCGCTATGCGTATGACCCGAAAACGTGGAGCTTCCTGACCGGCGACCTGGTGGACGTCACGGCGCTGGCCGAACAATTCGGCATGACCTTCTGGCGGGAAGGCGAGACACAGTTGCCCAGCCACAACCTGCGCACGGTGGTGATCAACGCCAGCGGCCGCGTGCAATCCATCGTGCCGGGCAACCAGTGGACCGTGGACGAACTGGTGCGCGGCGTGGTGAAAGCCGCGGCGGCCAAGCCCTGA
- a CDS encoding metallopeptidase family protein produces MTGLVDQLRRLALDEVAATLEALPAPLRERARQVPVTLERVPNAGLQADGIEADTLGLFVGPDFAEEESVPMPPQIILFLDNLWEQAARNEEAFREEVRTTYLHELGHYLGLDEDELTERGLE; encoded by the coding sequence ATGACCGGGCTGGTTGATCAACTGCGCCGACTCGCGCTCGATGAAGTCGCGGCGACCCTGGAGGCGTTGCCCGCGCCCTTGCGTGAACGGGCCCGCCAGGTGCCGGTGACCTTGGAGCGTGTGCCGAATGCGGGCTTGCAGGCCGACGGAATTGAGGCCGACACGCTGGGGCTGTTTGTGGGTCCGGATTTCGCCGAGGAGGAATCCGTGCCGATGCCGCCGCAAATCATCCTGTTCCTCGACAATCTTTGGGAGCAGGCCGCGCGGAATGAGGAGGCGTTTCGCGAGGAAGTCCGCACGACCTACCTGCACGAACTTGGGCACTACCTGGGACTTGATGAGGATGAGTTGACCGAGCGGGGCTTGGAGTAA
- a CDS encoding Glu/Leu/Phe/Val dehydrogenase, whose amino-acid sequence MEIYDSPTFRMACQQFELVADRLQIPQSDRDRLKYPKRALTVAVPIHRDDGSTQVFTGYRVQHYLTLGPTKGGLRYHPGVTLGEVAALAMWMSWKCALTGLPYGGAKGGITCDPHQLSRPELERLTRRYTQEMIPFIGPRTDVMAPDVGTNEQIMAWMMDTYSTHAGYTEPSIVTGKPVGLGGSQGRREATGRGVAYLVNRAADTLGLDITKASAVVQGYGNVGSVAALSLARQGAKIIAVSDVSGGTYNAQGLDLWALDRHLAQQRGVKGFPGGDAISNEQLLLLPCDILVPAALERVITEANAGRLQCRILAEAANGPTTPEADRILNERPEIFVIPDVLCNAGGVVVSYFEWVQDLQSFFWSETEVVDKLYRILENAFTQVLKMHREQKIPLRLAALSLGVKRVHEAKRIRGLFP is encoded by the coding sequence ATGGAAATCTATGACAGTCCGACCTTTCGCATGGCCTGCCAGCAGTTCGAACTTGTCGCCGACCGCCTCCAGATTCCGCAGTCCGACCGCGACCGTCTCAAGTATCCGAAACGCGCCTTGACAGTGGCGGTGCCCATTCATCGCGACGATGGCTCGACCCAGGTGTTCACCGGCTACCGCGTGCAGCATTACCTCACGCTGGGCCCGACCAAGGGCGGATTGCGTTATCATCCGGGCGTGACGCTCGGCGAAGTCGCCGCGCTCGCCATGTGGATGAGTTGGAAGTGTGCGCTGACCGGCCTGCCCTATGGCGGGGCCAAGGGCGGCATCACCTGCGACCCGCATCAACTCTCCCGGCCGGAGCTCGAACGCCTGACCCGCCGCTACACCCAGGAGATGATCCCCTTCATCGGGCCGCGCACCGATGTGATGGCGCCCGATGTGGGCACCAACGAACAGATCATGGCGTGGATGATGGACACATATTCCACCCACGCTGGTTACACGGAACCCAGCATTGTCACGGGCAAACCCGTTGGGCTGGGCGGTTCGCAAGGCCGCCGCGAGGCCACCGGCCGGGGCGTCGCCTACCTCGTCAACCGGGCCGCCGACACCCTGGGGCTCGACATCACCAAGGCCTCCGCCGTGGTGCAGGGCTATGGCAACGTCGGTTCCGTGGCCGCGCTTTCGCTGGCGCGGCAGGGCGCAAAAATCATTGCCGTGTCCGATGTCAGCGGCGGCACCTACAACGCGCAGGGACTCGACCTGTGGGCGCTGGATCGACACCTCGCCCAGCAGCGCGGTGTGAAGGGGTTCCCCGGCGGCGACGCGATTTCAAACGAACAACTGCTGCTGCTCCCGTGCGACATTCTGGTGCCCGCGGCCCTGGAACGCGTCATTACCGAGGCGAACGCCGGCCGGCTCCAGTGTCGCATTCTCGCCGAGGCCGCCAATGGCCCGACCACGCCGGAAGCCGACCGCATTCTGAATGAGCGCCCGGAAATCTTTGTCATTCCCGACGTGCTCTGCAACGCTGGCGGCGTCGTCGTCAGCTATTTTGAATGGGTGCAGGACTTGCAAAGCTTCTTTTGGAGTGAAACGGAGGTGGTGGACAAACTTTACCGCATTCTCGAAAACGCCTTTACGCAGGTCCTAAAAATGCACCGCGAACAAAAAATCCCGCTGCGCCTGGCCGCGCTCAGCCTTGGCGTCAAGCGTGTGCATGAGGCCAAACGCATCCGCGGGCTGTTCCCGTAG